CGTGGCTGGTCACGCCGGACGAGCTGCCGTTCGACGCGTCCGGCCGACTGGCCGTCGAGGTGTGGGCGGAGGTCAACGGGCGGCTGGTGGGTGGCGGGTTCACCGACACCATGGACTGGTCGTTCGGCGAGGTGATCTCCTACGCCTCGCGCGGGGTCGAGCTGCGGCCCGGGGACGTGTTCGGTTCCGGCACCGTCCCCGGCTGCTGCCTGGTCGAGCACGTGAACTTCGGCGACCTGAGCGGTTTCCCGGGCTGGCTCAAGGACGGCGACGTCGTGGTGCTGCGCGCCGAGGGCCTGGGCGAGGTGCGGCAGACCGTGCGCGCGAGCCCCCGGCCGCACGCGCTGCCCCCGCGACCGGAGCCGGGCGCGCGACCCCGGCGGCGGGTCAACCCGGCCGGGTCGTACGCGAAGGGCCTGCACCGGGTCGCCGAGGACGTGTGGGCGTGGCTGCTGCCCGACGGCGGGTACGGGCGCAGCAACGCGGGCCTCGTCGTCGGCGACGGCGCTTCGCTGCTCGTGGACACCCTCTACGACCTGCCGCTGACCGCCGAGATGCTGGCCGGGATGGCGGAGATCACCGACCGGAACCCGTTGCGCCACCACGTCCTCACGCACGCCAACGGCGACCACACGCACGGCGGGCAACTCCTGCCGGCCGACGCGCGGGTCGTCGCCGCCGAGGGCACCGCGCACGAGATGCGCACCGAACTGCCGCCGGAGATGACGACGGCGTTGCAGATCATGGACCTGGGACCGACGCTCACCCCGTACCTGCACGCCCGCTTCGCCGACTTCGACTTCGCCGGCATCCGGCTGCGCACACCGGACGAGACGTTCACCGGCTCGCTCGCGTTGAGCGTCGGTGGCCGGGAGGTGCGGTTGCTGGACCTCGGTCCCGCGCACACCGCGTCCGACACGGTGGTGCACGTGCCCGATGCGGGTGTGCTGTTCGCCGGGGACCTGCTGTTCATCGGGTGCACACCGATCGTGTGGAGCGGACCGATCGAGAACTGGATCACCGCCTGCGACCGGATGCTCGCCCTCGACCCGCAGGTCGTGGTGCCGGGGCACGGACCTCTGACGGACGCGGCGGGAATCGTTGCGGTGCAGGGTTATCTGCGGCACGTGGTGGCCGAGACGGACGCGTTCTTCGCGGCGGGCAAGGACTTCCGGGAAGCCGCGTTCGGCGTGGACCTCGGCCCGTACCGGGAGTGGCTGGACGCGGAGCGGGTCGTGGTGAACGTCCACCAGCGGTACCGAGAGCTCGACCCCGAACAGCCGGCACTGGACCGGTTCGCGTTGTTCGGGTTGATGGCCGAATGGGACAGGAGGGCGCAGGCGTGAGACTTGCCGACAGCGCGCACACGGAGCAGCCGTGGCGCATCCACGAACTGACACCGGACTTCCGCGTCGAGGACGTGTGGGCGCTACCCACCCCCGGCGGCCCGGAGGACTTCGGTCACCTGGTCCGCCAGATGTCGCAGGGCGAGGGCCGGTTCTCGGGCCCGACCCGGACGCTGTTCACCCTGCGCTGGAAACTGGGCCGCTTGCTCGGCTGGGACCGCGAGGACCAGGGCCTGGGCGCACGCGTGCGCACCCTGCGCGACCGACTGCCCGCCGACCTGCTCACCGCACCACGCCCGGGGTTCAAGGCGGTCCCGTTCAGCACGGTGTACCAGACCGACGACGAGTGGGCCGCCGAACTGGCGAACCGCACGGTCCACACGGTCATGCACATCAGCTGGGTCCCGGACGGCTCCGGCGGCCACCGCGGCCAGATGGCCGTGCTGGTCAAACCCAACGGACGCTTCGGCCGGGCCTACATGGCGGCGATCCGGCCCCTGCGCCACCACGTGGTCGACCCGGCGCTGATCCGGATGATCGGACGCGGCTGGCAGCAGAGGAGTGCGGCGTGAAGCACGGCATGGTCGCTTTCCACTACCCGACCCCCGACCACCGCGACGAGTTCGTGGCGCGGGTGCGGGCGGTGGCCGAGGTGTTCCGGTCCACACCGGGGTGCCTGTCGGCCGACTGCTGGCTGGCCCCGGACAGCGGCGCGGTGGTGTCCGCCGTGCAGTGGGAGTCGGAGGCGGCGTCCCAGGCGGGCTTCGCGGCGGTGAGTGCGGCGGACGTGGACGTGGCGTTCGACGACCGGGAAGTCCGGCCGCGCGAGATCCACCGGTTGATGTCGGCGTAGGCACCGTCCACGCGCAGCCCTGCTTTCGGCGCGCGCAGCGCGGCTTTTGTGTGTGGTGGTCCCAACCACAGGTGGAGGGCCTCGGTTCCCCCGCCGTATGGCCTGCCCGAAGGGCTACCACAGATTTCCCGGGGTGCAGCCGAAAGTTTTTGCGAGGAACGAGCAAAAAGTTTTAGCGGCACCCCGGGAAATCTGTGGTTGGCTCCGCCAGGCCATGCGGTGGGGGAACCGACGCCCTTCACCCCCCGCTGGCGGCCTGCCGCGCGGCGAGCGCCGCTTTTCATCTTTCGAGCGCGCAGCGCTCCCAAGAGCGCGAAGCGCGTTCGGCTTGAGAGCGAAGCGTTCCGGTTCAAAGATGAAAAGCGCCTCGCCGGCGGGCAGGCCACCAAAGATGACTCAACTGCAACGGCGGGGGCTTCTTGCTTTTGCCATCTCCGTATGGCCTGGCGGAGCCTACCACATTTTCCAGGGGTTGCCGCTAAAACTTTTGCTCGTTCCTCGCAAAACTTTCGGCTGCAACCCCTGGAAAATGTGGTAGCCCTTCGGGCAGGCCATACGGAGATGACAAAAGCAAGAAGCCCAAGTTGAGTTGTGTCCGCTCCGGCGGACTGCCACTCGGCAAGGCGGACTGCCGCTCGCCGGCTTCGCCGAAGGACAGGCTTTGCCGCGAGGATGGCGGGTCGGCGGCTTGCGCGGGCTGTCTAGTGCCGCTGTCCCATCGCCAACTCGGTCATGAACCGCTTGGTGATCCGGCCGCCGTTCCCGTCGATCATCGCCGTGATGCAGGCGAACAGGCCCGCGCGGCGGTCCGGCGCCAGGGCTCGGTGGCCGGAGTAGGTCATCAGCAGGGCGAGGTACTCGGGCGCGGTGTAGGTCCGGTCCCACACGTAGCGGTGGAACTCGACCGGGTCGAACCAGCCGGCGAAGTCGGTGGTGTCCTCCGGGATTTCGGCTGCGGGCGTCAGGCGCAGGTCCGGCGGTGTGCTTGGGTCGAACCGCTCGTAGCAGCGCTGGACCTCGGCGAAGAAGTCCGTGGTGCCGCCGGCGACGTGGTGGGTGGAGACGATGGCCAGGGTGCCGCCGGGGCGCAACGCGGCGGCGGCCTTGGCGGTGCGGATGGTCGGGTCGAGCCAGTGGAACGCGGTGGCGGCCAGGACCAGGTCGAACGGCTCGGCGGGGAGCGGCCAGGTCTCGAACTCGCCCACCACGACCTCGACCCCCGGGAACCGCGCCAGGTTCCGCCGCGCCACCGCCGCCATCGCCGGGCTCAGCTCGACCGCGACGACCCGGTGCCCGCGTTCGGCCAGCGGCACGGTGGCCTTGCCGGTGCCGCAACCGATCTCCAGGACCCTGCCGGCGGGCAGCCGGTCGAACAGGGCGTCCGGGTAGCCGGGGCGGTGGCGGTCGTAGTGGTCGGCGTCCTCGCCGAAGATCGCCCGCAGTTCGGTCACCCCGACGACCCTAGACACGACCGGACGACCCTGGATACGGCGGACGCGTGCACCACCTCTCGAGGAGGGCGGTGCACGCGTCGGCGAGGACCGATCAGTCGTTGCCGGCTTCCAGGGCGGCGTGGTCGAGGAGTTCGTCGTCCGCGGTGGTGCCGCGGGACGCGATGGCCTCCGCGCCGCCCTCGGGCATGGAGCCGATGAGCTTGGTCGGCTCCACGCGGGCCGCGCTGATCAGGGACGAGTGGCGGCTGCCGACCATGCCCAGACCCGCGTACTGCTCCAGCTTGGCGCGCGAGTCGGCGATGTCCAGGTTGCGCATGGTGAGCTGGCCGATGCGGTCCACCGGGCCGAACGCCGAGTCCTCGGTGCGCTCCATGGACAGCTTGTCCGGGTGGTAGCTGAACGCGGGGCCGGTGGTGTCCAGGATGGAGTAGTCCTCGCCGCGACGCAGGCGCAGGGTCACCTCGCCGGTGATGGCCGTGCCGACCCAGCGCTGGATGGACTCGCGGATCATCAGCGCCTGCGGGTCCAGCCAGCGGCCCTCGTAGAGCAGGCGGCCCAGCTTGCGGCCCTCGTTGTGGTAGGCGGCCACGGTGTCCTCGTTGTGGATGGCGTTGACCAGCCGCTCGTAGGCGGCGTGCAGCAGCGCCATGCCGGGGGCCTCGTAGATGCCGCGGCTCTTGGCCTCGATGACCCGGTTCTCGATCTGGTCGGACATGCCCAGGCCGTGCCGCCCGCCGATCGCGTTGGCCTCCAGCACCAGGTCCA
This DNA window, taken from Saccharothrix variisporea, encodes the following:
- a CDS encoding fumarylacetoacetate hydrolase family protein, translating into MRLVTYAAADGERVGVLDHDLIHALPRGTTLLDVLDRLPEVGARALAAPDEVVALAEARLKAPVPRPPSIRDCLCFLDHMSNCQVATGGPSTLDPTWYRVPAFYFANPAGVLGPHDDVPISPGSAWFDFELEIAAVIGTPGRDLTPEQAVEHIAGYTILCDWTARDLQGVDARLKIGQAKGKDGATTLGPWLVTPDELPFDASGRLAVEVWAEVNGRLVGGGFTDTMDWSFGEVISYASRGVELRPGDVFGSGTVPGCCLVEHVNFGDLSGFPGWLKDGDVVVLRAEGLGEVRQTVRASPRPHALPPRPEPGARPRRRVNPAGSYAKGLHRVAEDVWAWLLPDGGYGRSNAGLVVGDGASLLVDTLYDLPLTAEMLAGMAEITDRNPLRHHVLTHANGDHTHGGQLLPADARVVAAEGTAHEMRTELPPEMTTALQIMDLGPTLTPYLHARFADFDFAGIRLRTPDETFTGSLALSVGGREVRLLDLGPAHTASDTVVHVPDAGVLFAGDLLFIGCTPIVWSGPIENWITACDRMLALDPQVVVPGHGPLTDAAGIVAVQGYLRHVVAETDAFFAAGKDFREAAFGVDLGPYREWLDAERVVVNVHQRYRELDPEQPALDRFALFGLMAEWDRRAQA
- a CDS encoding DUF2867 domain-containing protein — encoded protein: MRLADSAHTEQPWRIHELTPDFRVEDVWALPTPGGPEDFGHLVRQMSQGEGRFSGPTRTLFTLRWKLGRLLGWDREDQGLGARVRTLRDRLPADLLTAPRPGFKAVPFSTVYQTDDEWAAELANRTVHTVMHISWVPDGSGGHRGQMAVLVKPNGRFGRAYMAAIRPLRHHVVDPALIRMIGRGWQQRSAA
- a CDS encoding class I SAM-dependent methyltransferase — protein: MTELRAIFGEDADHYDRHRPGYPDALFDRLPAGRVLEIGCGTGKATVPLAERGHRVVAVELSPAMAAVARRNLARFPGVEVVVGEFETWPLPAEPFDLVLAATAFHWLDPTIRTAKAAAALRPGGTLAIVSTHHVAGGTTDFFAEVQRCYERFDPSTPPDLRLTPAAEIPEDTTDFAGWFDPVEFHRYVWDRTYTAPEYLALLMTYSGHRALAPDRRAGLFACITAMIDGNGGRITKRFMTELAMGQRH
- a CDS encoding antibiotic biosynthesis monooxygenase codes for the protein MKHGMVAFHYPTPDHRDEFVARVRAVAEVFRSTPGCLSADCWLAPDSGAVVSAVQWESEAASQAGFAAVSAADVDVAFDDREVRPREIHRLMSA